Below is a genomic region from Candidatus Glassbacteria bacterium.
GATCCAGCCGTTGTGTGTCCAATTCCCGCTGGCTGAGAGGTCGCCTGAACCATGCATAATATCCACTCCGAGACACTTCCAAAATCCGGCACATCTTCGCCACACTCCAATTCGTGCGGTGCTCGGAAACAAACCGATAACGAACCGCTACCGGTCTCTCGTGAAGATGGCCATTGCTTTTTTTAAGATGTCTCGCTCCTGCCGAACTTCCTCCAGCTCTCGCCGCAGACTGCGCATCTCCTCTTCGGCAGGCTTCATATGACCAGTGCCGGGAAATGCATCCACAGGATCAGAACGTAATGCCTTACGCCAGGTTCTGATCGCTCCCTGATATAACCCCA
It encodes:
- a CDS encoding transposase, with the translated sequence MRSSKKRYDAEFKRETVRLADNSEKGDSTIERELGLYQGAIRTWRKALRSDPVDAFPGTGHMKPAEEEMRSLRRELEEVRQERDILKKAMAIFTRDR